In Canis lupus baileyi chromosome X, mCanLup2.hap1, whole genome shotgun sequence, one DNA window encodes the following:
- the CCNQ gene encoding cyclin-Q isoform X1, which translates to MEARGPGGCGGGDAARGAEGRPAPEARVHFRVTRFIMEELSRGGAGAEAFPSAVILAGFLLGVKLGMQSIPIATACTIYHKFFCEIDLDAYDPYLVAMSSLYLAGKVEEQHLRTRDIINVSNRYFHPGSEPLELDSRFWALRDSIVQCELLMLRVLRFQVSFQHPHKYLLHYLISLKNWLNRYSWQRTPVSVTAWALLRDSYHGGLCLRFRAQHIAVAVIHLALQAYGVEVPAEAEAEKPWWQVFSDDLTQPIIDNIVSDLIQIYTMDTEIP; encoded by the exons aTGGAGGCCCGGGGCCCGGGCGGTTGCGGAGGGGGGGACGCGGCGCGGGGCGCAGAGGGGCGGCCGGCGCCCGAGGCCAGGGTGCACTTCCGAGTGACGAGGTTCATCATGGAG GAGCTGTCCagaggcggggccggggcggaggCTTTCCCCTCTGCTGTCATCTTGGCAGGATTTTTGTTAG GTGTCAAGCTGGGGATGCAGTCCATTCCCATCGCCACTGCTTGTACCATTTACCATAAGTTCTTTTGTGAGATCGACCTGGACGCCTACGACCCCTACTTGGTTGCCATGTCTTCCCTTTACTTGGCCGGCAAAGTGGAGGAACAGCACCTGCGCACTCGTGACATCATCAACGTATCCAACAG GTACTTTCACCCAGGCAGTGAACCCTTGGAGCTGGACTCCCGCTTCTGGGCGCTCCGGGACAGTATAGTGCAGTGCGAGCTCCTCATGCTCAGAGTCCTGCGTTTCCAAGTCTCCTTCCAACACCCACACAAG TACCTGCTCCACTACCTGATTTCCCTCAAGAACTGGCTGAATCGTTACAGCTGGCAGCGGACCCCCGTTTCCGTCACTGCCTGGGCCCTGCTGCGGGACAGCTACCATGGGGGGCTGTGCCTCCGCTTCCGGGCTCAGCACATAGCCGTGGCAGTGATCCACCTGGCCCTGCAGGCCTACGGGGTCGAGGTGCccgccgaggccgaggccgagaaGCCGTGGTGGCAG GTGTTTAGTGACGACCTTACCCAGCCAATCATTGATAACATTGTGTCTGATCTCATTCAGATTTATACCATGGACACAGAGATCCCCTAA
- the CCNQ gene encoding cyclin-Q isoform X4 — protein MEARGPGGCGGGDAARGAEGRPAPEARVHFRVTRFIMEAGVKLGMQSIPIATACTIYHKFFCEIDLDAYDPYLVAMSSLYLAGKVEEQHLRTRDIINVSNRYFHPGSEPLELDSRFWALRDSIVQCELLMLRVLRFQVSFQHPHKYLLHYLISLKNWLNRYSWQRTPVSVTAWALLRDSYHGGLCLRFRAQHIAVAVIHLALQAYGVEVPAEAEAEKPWWQIYTMDTEIP, from the exons aTGGAGGCCCGGGGCCCGGGCGGTTGCGGAGGGGGGGACGCGGCGCGGGGCGCAGAGGGGCGGCCGGCGCCCGAGGCCAGGGTGCACTTCCGAGTGACGAGGTTCATCATGGAGGCAG GTGTCAAGCTGGGGATGCAGTCCATTCCCATCGCCACTGCTTGTACCATTTACCATAAGTTCTTTTGTGAGATCGACCTGGACGCCTACGACCCCTACTTGGTTGCCATGTCTTCCCTTTACTTGGCCGGCAAAGTGGAGGAACAGCACCTGCGCACTCGTGACATCATCAACGTATCCAACAG GTACTTTCACCCAGGCAGTGAACCCTTGGAGCTGGACTCCCGCTTCTGGGCGCTCCGGGACAGTATAGTGCAGTGCGAGCTCCTCATGCTCAGAGTCCTGCGTTTCCAAGTCTCCTTCCAACACCCACACAAG TACCTGCTCCACTACCTGATTTCCCTCAAGAACTGGCTGAATCGTTACAGCTGGCAGCGGACCCCCGTTTCCGTCACTGCCTGGGCCCTGCTGCGGGACAGCTACCATGGGGGGCTGTGCCTCCGCTTCCGGGCTCAGCACATAGCCGTGGCAGTGATCCACCTGGCCCTGCAGGCCTACGGGGTCGAGGTGCccgccgaggccgaggccgagaaGCCGTGGTGGCAG ATTTATACCATGGACACAGAGATCCCCTAA
- the CCNQ gene encoding cyclin-Q isoform X2 — MEARGPGGCGGGDAARGAEGRPAPEARVHFRVTRFIMEELSRGGAGAEAFPSAVILAGFLLGVKLGMQSIPIATACTIYHKFFCEIDLDAYDPYLVAMSSLYLAGKVEEQHLRTRDIINVSNRYFHPGSEPLELDSRFWALRDSIVQCELLMLRVLRFQVSFQHPHKYLLHYLISLKNWLNRYSWQRTPVSVTAWALLRDSYHGGLCLRFRAQHIAVAVIHLALQAYGVEVPAEAEAEKPWWQIYTMDTEIP, encoded by the exons aTGGAGGCCCGGGGCCCGGGCGGTTGCGGAGGGGGGGACGCGGCGCGGGGCGCAGAGGGGCGGCCGGCGCCCGAGGCCAGGGTGCACTTCCGAGTGACGAGGTTCATCATGGAG GAGCTGTCCagaggcggggccggggcggaggCTTTCCCCTCTGCTGTCATCTTGGCAGGATTTTTGTTAG GTGTCAAGCTGGGGATGCAGTCCATTCCCATCGCCACTGCTTGTACCATTTACCATAAGTTCTTTTGTGAGATCGACCTGGACGCCTACGACCCCTACTTGGTTGCCATGTCTTCCCTTTACTTGGCCGGCAAAGTGGAGGAACAGCACCTGCGCACTCGTGACATCATCAACGTATCCAACAG GTACTTTCACCCAGGCAGTGAACCCTTGGAGCTGGACTCCCGCTTCTGGGCGCTCCGGGACAGTATAGTGCAGTGCGAGCTCCTCATGCTCAGAGTCCTGCGTTTCCAAGTCTCCTTCCAACACCCACACAAG TACCTGCTCCACTACCTGATTTCCCTCAAGAACTGGCTGAATCGTTACAGCTGGCAGCGGACCCCCGTTTCCGTCACTGCCTGGGCCCTGCTGCGGGACAGCTACCATGGGGGGCTGTGCCTCCGCTTCCGGGCTCAGCACATAGCCGTGGCAGTGATCCACCTGGCCCTGCAGGCCTACGGGGTCGAGGTGCccgccgaggccgaggccgagaaGCCGTGGTGGCAG ATTTATACCATGGACACAGAGATCCCCTAA
- the CCNQ gene encoding cyclin-Q isoform X5 encodes MQSIPIATACTIYHKFFCEIDLDAYDPYLVAMSSLYLAGKVEEQHLRTRDIINVSNRYFHPGSEPLELDSRFWALRDSIVQCELLMLRVLRFQVSFQHPHKYLLHYLISLKNWLNRYSWQRTPVSVTAWALLRDSYHGGLCLRFRAQHIAVAVIHLALQAYGVEVPAEAEAEKPWWQVFSDDLTQPIIDNIVSDLIQIYTMDTEIP; translated from the exons ATGCAGTCCATTCCCATCGCCACTGCTTGTACCATTTACCATAAGTTCTTTTGTGAGATCGACCTGGACGCCTACGACCCCTACTTGGTTGCCATGTCTTCCCTTTACTTGGCCGGCAAAGTGGAGGAACAGCACCTGCGCACTCGTGACATCATCAACGTATCCAACAG GTACTTTCACCCAGGCAGTGAACCCTTGGAGCTGGACTCCCGCTTCTGGGCGCTCCGGGACAGTATAGTGCAGTGCGAGCTCCTCATGCTCAGAGTCCTGCGTTTCCAAGTCTCCTTCCAACACCCACACAAG TACCTGCTCCACTACCTGATTTCCCTCAAGAACTGGCTGAATCGTTACAGCTGGCAGCGGACCCCCGTTTCCGTCACTGCCTGGGCCCTGCTGCGGGACAGCTACCATGGGGGGCTGTGCCTCCGCTTCCGGGCTCAGCACATAGCCGTGGCAGTGATCCACCTGGCCCTGCAGGCCTACGGGGTCGAGGTGCccgccgaggccgaggccgagaaGCCGTGGTGGCAG GTGTTTAGTGACGACCTTACCCAGCCAATCATTGATAACATTGTGTCTGATCTCATTCAGATTTATACCATGGACACAGAGATCCCCTAA
- the CCNQ gene encoding cyclin-Q isoform X3, translating to MEARGPGGCGGGDAARGAEGRPAPEARVHFRVTRFIMEAGVKLGMQSIPIATACTIYHKFFCEIDLDAYDPYLVAMSSLYLAGKVEEQHLRTRDIINVSNRYFHPGSEPLELDSRFWALRDSIVQCELLMLRVLRFQVSFQHPHKYLLHYLISLKNWLNRYSWQRTPVSVTAWALLRDSYHGGLCLRFRAQHIAVAVIHLALQAYGVEVPAEAEAEKPWWQVFSDDLTQPIIDNIVSDLIQIYTMDTEIP from the exons aTGGAGGCCCGGGGCCCGGGCGGTTGCGGAGGGGGGGACGCGGCGCGGGGCGCAGAGGGGCGGCCGGCGCCCGAGGCCAGGGTGCACTTCCGAGTGACGAGGTTCATCATGGAGGCAG GTGTCAAGCTGGGGATGCAGTCCATTCCCATCGCCACTGCTTGTACCATTTACCATAAGTTCTTTTGTGAGATCGACCTGGACGCCTACGACCCCTACTTGGTTGCCATGTCTTCCCTTTACTTGGCCGGCAAAGTGGAGGAACAGCACCTGCGCACTCGTGACATCATCAACGTATCCAACAG GTACTTTCACCCAGGCAGTGAACCCTTGGAGCTGGACTCCCGCTTCTGGGCGCTCCGGGACAGTATAGTGCAGTGCGAGCTCCTCATGCTCAGAGTCCTGCGTTTCCAAGTCTCCTTCCAACACCCACACAAG TACCTGCTCCACTACCTGATTTCCCTCAAGAACTGGCTGAATCGTTACAGCTGGCAGCGGACCCCCGTTTCCGTCACTGCCTGGGCCCTGCTGCGGGACAGCTACCATGGGGGGCTGTGCCTCCGCTTCCGGGCTCAGCACATAGCCGTGGCAGTGATCCACCTGGCCCTGCAGGCCTACGGGGTCGAGGTGCccgccgaggccgaggccgagaaGCCGTGGTGGCAG GTGTTTAGTGACGACCTTACCCAGCCAATCATTGATAACATTGTGTCTGATCTCATTCAGATTTATACCATGGACACAGAGATCCCCTAA